A single region of the Halopiger xanaduensis SH-6 genome encodes:
- a CDS encoding tyrosine-type recombinase/integrase, translating into MTQDVSQQLETLRNKIQNDRRDVDEANRDALLKFSDELMLIPSQVGDHRHLKLLRHNVRMAEHAGSLVDALEDEEEVKEIVRWIHRTYDNPETNRDYRVALKQFGRRATEVNGDSPPETMEWIPSNTPSTYDPAPEPSDMLKWEDDVLPLIEETRNPRDAALVAVAWDAGPRSGELRSLTLGDVTDYEHGYQVTVRGKMGQRSVGLVPSVPFLQRWLEAHPGDALDDPLWSKLKEPTAPTYNALRTAIKDAAERANVDKPVTFTNFRKSSASHLASRGMNQAHIEDHHGWTRGSDVASRYVSVFAEDTDREVARIHGVDVDEGEEPNPTAPVECPRCHQKTPREKQNCIHCRQHLTKEATIEQRQTCDWCGETIRGYSEHLPACPAVEIEK; encoded by the coding sequence ATGACGCAGGACGTTAGCCAACAATTGGAGACCCTCCGCAATAAGATACAGAACGATCGCCGGGATGTAGACGAAGCGAATCGGGATGCATTACTGAAATTTAGTGACGAGCTGATGCTCATCCCGAGTCAAGTAGGCGATCATCGGCACCTCAAACTTCTTCGTCACAATGTCCGAATGGCAGAGCACGCTGGGAGTCTGGTCGATGCTTTGGAGGATGAAGAAGAAGTGAAGGAGATCGTTCGGTGGATTCATCGAACCTACGATAATCCAGAGACGAATCGCGATTACCGAGTAGCGTTGAAGCAATTTGGCCGGCGGGCTACAGAGGTAAATGGCGATTCTCCGCCGGAGACAATGGAGTGGATTCCGTCAAATACCCCCAGTACATACGACCCGGCACCTGAGCCCAGTGATATGCTGAAATGGGAAGACGATGTCCTCCCTCTGATCGAGGAAACACGGAATCCACGTGATGCGGCTTTGGTCGCTGTTGCATGGGATGCTGGCCCTCGGTCGGGAGAGCTTCGAAGCCTCACGCTTGGAGACGTCACAGATTACGAGCACGGTTATCAGGTAACGGTACGTGGGAAGATGGGACAGCGTTCGGTCGGGTTGGTTCCAAGCGTCCCGTTCCTTCAGCGGTGGCTGGAGGCCCACCCCGGTGATGCACTCGATGATCCACTGTGGAGCAAGTTGAAGGAACCGACGGCACCGACTTACAACGCGCTTCGGACGGCGATCAAGGACGCAGCCGAACGTGCAAACGTCGATAAGCCAGTCACATTCACCAATTTCCGGAAGTCAAGCGCGTCTCATCTGGCATCTCGAGGGATGAATCAGGCACACATCGAAGATCACCATGGGTGGACGCGTGGGAGCGATGTCGCCTCACGATACGTCTCGGTATTCGCAGAAGATACCGACCGGGAAGTCGCTAGGATCCACGGAGTCGACGTTGATGAGGGTGAAGAACCGAATCCAACTGCTCCCGTTGAGTGTCCTCGATGCCACCAGAAAACGCCACGTGAGAAACAAAACTGCATTCACTGTCGACAACACCTCACTAAGGAAGCGACGATTGAGCAACGACAGACGTGTGATTGGTGTGGAGAGACTATTCGTGGATACTCTGAGCATCTTCCAGCGTGCCCGGCAGTCGAGATCGAGAAATGA
- a CDS encoding metallophosphoesterase family protein — translation MEGQRLLVMGDNHGDTESLETVVEETEGAEFDYIVHTGDITDAHRRGVGTAADQLRELEPLFADLAERGELVYIYGNRDSERGGDKHVTERYELSPGTRLPKGGAVKVAGQRFTADPDDVGDDDVLVTHGQLPEPFYSFDGRAYFCGHTHRGWHRGRALNSAHLKKVRKGYLGAYFIVELDGDGLQVECRGIDESWTAIECPDHSWYRTQFQPEKFGCRLCKFGSAEALREVAWTAYASHVDEPGEDAIDATDLVSGVLALLDGADDAEEQFRAYLDTLLKQPGPHDPLQPSDGNPTTLVPR, via the coding sequence ATGGAGGGCCAGCGCCTGCTCGTGATGGGTGACAATCATGGTGACACGGAGTCGCTTGAAACGGTGGTCGAAGAAACCGAGGGCGCCGAGTTTGACTACATCGTTCACACGGGGGACATCACGGACGCGCACCGGCGCGGTGTCGGAACCGCGGCCGACCAGCTTCGAGAACTCGAGCCCCTGTTCGCGGATCTAGCCGAGCGCGGCGAGTTGGTCTACATCTACGGCAACCGGGATAGCGAGCGCGGCGGCGACAAGCACGTCACCGAACGGTACGAGTTGTCTCCCGGTACCCGACTCCCAAAAGGTGGTGCCGTCAAGGTCGCCGGTCAGCGGTTTACGGCCGATCCCGACGATGTCGGCGACGACGACGTGCTGGTCACGCACGGCCAGCTCCCGGAGCCCTTCTACTCGTTCGACGGTCGAGCATACTTCTGCGGGCACACGCACCGTGGCTGGCATCGAGGCCGGGCGCTCAACTCCGCCCATTTGAAGAAGGTGCGGAAGGGGTACTTGGGAGCCTACTTCATCGTCGAACTGGATGGGGATGGCCTGCAGGTCGAATGCCGGGGAATCGACGAGTCGTGGACGGCGATCGAGTGCCCCGACCACAGCTGGTACAGGACGCAGTTCCAGCCCGAGAAGTTCGGCTGCCGCCTCTGCAAGTTCGGGTCAGCGGAGGCGCTTCGAGAGGTGGCGTGGACGGCGTACGCGTCTCACGTCGACGAGCCGGGCGAGGACGCAATCGACGCGACCGACCTCGTGTCCGGCGTCCTTGCGCTCCTTGACGGTGCGGACGACGCCGAGGAGCAGTTCCGCGCGTACCTTGATACCCTCTTGAAGCAGCCCGGCCCGCACGACCCGCTCCAGCCATCCGACGGTAACCCGACGACACTCGTCCCACGGTGA
- the secY gene encoding preprotein translocase subunit SecY: MGWKEAAEPVLTRMPAVQRPEGHVPFKRKLAWTAGILVLYFFLTNISLLGMQSGGANDLFGQFRAILAGSQGSILQVGIGPIVTASIVLQLLGGANLLGLDTNDPRDQVLYQGLQKVLVVVMVALTGLPMVFASGFLPAQQSLSIGGLQFGQTQVQLLMFLQIFAGGVLLLYMDEVVSKWGVGSGIGLFIIAGVSQRLVAGFIQPAQGGFFYNWYMILTGQMEVGSVVSTDGLSTLLMTDGGMIIPLLTTLLIFGIVVYAESVRVEIPLSHARVKGARGRFPVKLIYASVLPMILVRALQANIQMLGQILNSQWAGMPSALGQYTEGEAVGGFFYYLAPIYRPQDWMWWTGAVTQEAWQVLIRISVDLTFMIVGGAIFAVFWVETTDMGPEATAQQIQNSGMQIPGFRQNVGVIEKVMERYIPQVTVIGGALVGLLAVWANMLGTIGSVTGTGLLLAVSITYKLYEEIAEEQMMEMHPMMRQMFGKD; encoded by the coding sequence ATGGGATGGAAGGAAGCCGCTGAACCGGTCTTAACGCGGATGCCCGCCGTCCAGCGTCCGGAGGGGCACGTTCCCTTCAAGCGGAAGCTGGCGTGGACGGCCGGCATTCTCGTGTTGTACTTCTTCCTGACGAACATCTCGCTGCTCGGGATGCAATCCGGCGGCGCGAACGACCTCTTCGGCCAGTTCCGTGCGATCCTCGCTGGGTCGCAGGGTTCGATCCTGCAGGTCGGTATCGGACCGATCGTCACGGCGAGCATCGTCTTGCAGTTGCTCGGCGGTGCGAACCTGCTCGGTCTCGACACCAACGACCCCCGGGATCAGGTTCTCTACCAGGGCCTCCAGAAGGTGCTCGTCGTCGTGATGGTGGCACTCACTGGGCTTCCGATGGTGTTCGCCAGCGGCTTCCTGCCAGCCCAGCAGTCGCTGTCGATCGGTGGCCTCCAGTTCGGTCAAACGCAGGTCCAGCTGCTGATGTTCCTGCAGATCTTCGCTGGCGGTGTCCTCCTCCTCTACATGGACGAGGTCGTTAGCAAGTGGGGCGTCGGGAGCGGGATCGGCCTGTTCATTATCGCCGGCGTGAGCCAGCGACTCGTGGCCGGGTTCATCCAGCCCGCACAGGGCGGGTTCTTCTACAACTGGTACATGATCCTCACGGGGCAGATGGAGGTCGGATCCGTCGTTTCCACCGACGGGCTCTCCACGCTGCTGATGACCGACGGCGGGATGATCATCCCGCTGCTGACGACGCTGCTGATCTTCGGCATCGTCGTCTACGCGGAGTCCGTGCGGGTCGAGATCCCGCTCAGTCACGCCCGCGTGAAGGGTGCTCGCGGTCGCTTCCCGGTGAAGCTCATCTACGCGAGCGTCCTGCCGATGATCCTCGTCCGCGCGCTGCAGGCGAACATCCAGATGCTTGGCCAGATCCTGAACAGCCAGTGGGCCGGAATGCCCTCTGCGCTGGGTCAGTACACCGAGGGGGAAGCGGTCGGCGGGTTCTTCTACTACCTCGCGCCGATCTACAGGCCTCAGGATTGGATGTGGTGGACCGGTGCCGTCACCCAGGAAGCGTGGCAGGTGCTGATCCGCATCTCCGTCGACCTCACCTTCATGATCGTCGGCGGCGCGATCTTCGCCGTCTTCTGGGTCGAAACGACGGACATGGGTCCCGAAGCCACCGCCCAGCAGATCCAGAACTCCGGGATGCAGATCCCCGGCTTCCGACAGAACGTCGGCGTCATCGAGAAGGTCATGGAGCGGTATATCCCGCAGGTGACCGTCATCGGTGGCGCACTGGTCGGCCTGCTGGCCGTCTGGGCGAACATGCTCGGCACCATCGGGTCCGTTACCGGAACCGGCCTGCTGCTGGCCGTCTCCATCACCTACAAGCTCTACGAGGAGATCGCCGAAGAGCAGATGATGGAGATGCACCCGATGATGCGCCAGATGTTTGGAAAAGATTAA
- a CDS encoding uL15m family ribosomal protein gives MTSKKRRQRGSRTHSGGSHKNRRGAGHRGGRGRAGRSKHEFHNYEPKGKHGFKRPQDIREEVAEIDVQKLDEDAILYAAEGVAEETDDGYAIDARDVVEDGHEVDTVKVLGSGQVRNALEVTADAFSDAAEEKLADAGGDAVLSERAQERADAESEAETDAADETEQSED, from the coding sequence ATGACGAGTAAAAAACGACGCCAACGCGGGTCACGAACGCACAGCGGTGGCTCCCACAAGAACCGACGCGGTGCGGGCCACCGCGGCGGTCGCGGCCGCGCCGGGCGCAGCAAGCACGAGTTCCACAACTACGAGCCGAAGGGCAAGCACGGCTTCAAGCGACCCCAGGACATCCGCGAAGAGGTCGCGGAGATCGACGTCCAGAAGCTCGACGAGGACGCCATCCTCTACGCAGCCGAGGGCGTCGCCGAGGAAACCGACGACGGCTACGCGATCGACGCACGCGACGTCGTCGAGGACGGCCACGAGGTCGACACCGTGAAGGTCCTTGGCTCCGGCCAGGTCCGCAACGCCCTCGAGGTCACGGCCGACGCCTTCTCGGACGCGGCCGAGGAGAAGCTCGCAGACGCCGGCGGCGACGCGGTCCTCTCGGAACGAGCGCAGGAACGAGCGGACGCTGAATCCGAGGCGGAGACGGACGCCGCCGACGAAACCGAACAGAGCGAGGACTAA
- a CDS encoding 50S ribosomal protein L30 yields the protein MKAVVQVRGEVNRQQTVQDTLEMLNIHSVNHCALVPETDTYTGMVNKVNDYVAHGEPSAEVLAAVLAKRAEPLEGDQSDVDAEWVDENTEYGDFESLAEALLAEETTLREQGLSPTLRLHPPRGGHAGIKKPTAEGGQLGKHTTDEINDLLESMR from the coding sequence ATGAAGGCAGTCGTTCAGGTTCGCGGTGAGGTGAACCGCCAGCAAACCGTCCAGGATACCCTGGAGATGCTGAACATCCACAGCGTCAACCACTGCGCGCTCGTCCCCGAGACCGACACCTACACGGGAATGGTCAACAAGGTCAACGACTACGTCGCGCACGGCGAACCGAGCGCCGAGGTGCTCGCAGCCGTGCTCGCAAAGCGCGCGGAGCCTCTCGAGGGCGACCAGTCCGACGTCGACGCCGAGTGGGTCGACGAGAACACCGAGTACGGCGACTTCGAGTCGCTGGCCGAGGCGCTGCTCGCCGAGGAGACGACGCTGCGCGAGCAGGGGCTGTCCCCGACGCTTCGTCTGCACCCGCCCCGCGGGGGTCACGCCGGCATCAAGAAGCCGACCGCCGAGGGCGGCCAACTCGGAAAGCATACAACGGACGAAATCAACGACCTGTTAGAATCGATGCGATAA
- a CDS encoding 30S ribosomal protein S5 has product MSANDYNDGGWEPVTRLGRMVQEGEIDTMEDALNSGLPLKEPEIVDQLLPGLDDEVLDINMVQRMTDSGRRVKFRCVVAVGNRDGYVGYAEGRDDQVGSAIQKAIGIAKLNMIEVPRGSGSWEDRSDRPHSLTRRTTGKAGSVEVEVIPAPEGLGLAASDTVHAVLDLAGIENAWTKSHGNTRTTVNLAKATFNALENASQSRHPRRRSGSTDRERDEAEVTE; this is encoded by the coding sequence ATGAGCGCAAACGACTACAACGACGGCGGCTGGGAACCCGTCACCCGTCTCGGCCGGATGGTTCAGGAGGGCGAAATCGACACAATGGAGGACGCCCTCAACTCGGGCCTCCCGCTGAAGGAGCCCGAGATCGTCGACCAGCTCCTCCCCGGACTGGACGACGAAGTGCTGGACATCAACATGGTCCAGCGGATGACCGACTCCGGACGACGCGTCAAGTTCCGCTGCGTCGTCGCCGTCGGCAACCGCGACGGCTACGTCGGCTACGCGGAAGGCCGAGACGACCAGGTCGGGTCCGCCATCCAGAAGGCGATCGGTATCGCGAAGCTGAACATGATCGAGGTCCCCCGCGGCTCCGGTTCCTGGGAGGACCGCTCGGACCGGCCCCACTCCCTGACCCGACGCACGACGGGCAAGGCCGGCTCCGTCGAGGTCGAGGTCATCCCCGCCCCCGAAGGGTTGGGCCTGGCCGCCAGCGACACCGTCCACGCGGTGCTCGACCTGGCCGGCATCGAGAACGCTTGGACCAAGAGCCACGGCAACACTCGGACCACGGTCAACCTGGCGAAGGCGACGTTCAACGCGCTGGAGAACGCATCGCAGTCGCGTCACCCGCGACGTCGCTCTGGTTCGACCGACCGAGAGCGAGACGAAGCCGAGGTGACTGAGTAA
- a CDS encoding 50S ribosomal protein L18, protein MATGPRYKVPMRRRREVRTDYHQRLRLLKSGKPRLVARKSNKHTTAQLITPGPQGDETLASAHSSDLEEYGWEAPTSNISAAYLTGLLAGQRAVEAGVEEAVLDIGLNTATPGNKVFAVQEGAIDAGLEIPHNDEVLADWSRTRGEHIAEYAEQLDEPLYNGEFDATELPEHFDDVREAILE, encoded by the coding sequence ATGGCGACAGGACCACGATACAAAGTGCCGATGCGGCGTCGCCGTGAGGTCCGGACGGACTACCACCAGAGGTTGCGCCTGCTGAAGTCGGGTAAGCCCCGACTCGTCGCTCGAAAGAGCAACAAGCACACCACGGCGCAGCTGATCACTCCCGGACCTCAGGGAGACGAGACGCTCGCGAGCGCACACTCGAGCGACCTCGAGGAGTACGGTTGGGAAGCCCCCACGAGTAACATTTCCGCGGCGTACCTGACCGGCCTGCTGGCCGGCCAGCGCGCCGTCGAGGCCGGCGTCGAGGAAGCGGTCCTCGATATCGGTCTCAACACCGCGACGCCCGGTAACAAGGTGTTCGCGGTTCAGGAAGGCGCGATCGACGCGGGTCTCGAGATTCCGCACAACGACGAGGTCCTCGCGGACTGGTCGCGCACGCGCGGCGAGCACATCGCCGAGTACGCCGAGCAGCTCGACGAGCCGCTGTACAACGGCGAGTTCGACGCGACCGAACTTCCTGAACACTTCGACGACGTACGAGAGGCGATCCTAGAATGA
- a CDS encoding 50S ribosomal protein L19e — MTDLSAQKRLAADVLDVGENRIWLDPDAQGDIAEAITRDEIRELVEEGRIQAEDAKGNSRGRARERNAKRSYGHQKGPGKRRGKKGARQNEKEEWESKIRAQRRKLRELRDKGELTPTQYRELYKKAGGGEFRSVRYLLNYIDDNYGDQ; from the coding sequence ATGACTGATCTCTCCGCACAGAAGCGACTGGCCGCCGACGTCTTAGACGTCGGTGAGAACCGCATCTGGCTCGACCCCGACGCCCAGGGCGACATCGCCGAAGCGATCACCCGCGACGAGATCCGCGAACTCGTCGAGGAGGGTCGTATTCAGGCCGAAGACGCCAAGGGCAACTCCCGCGGCCGCGCCCGCGAGCGCAACGCGAAGCGCTCCTACGGCCACCAGAAGGGCCCGGGCAAGCGCCGCGGCAAGAAGGGCGCACGCCAGAACGAGAAGGAAGAGTGGGAAAGCAAGATCCGCGCACAGCGACGGAAGCTGCGCGAACTCCGCGACAAGGGCGAGCTGACGCCCACGCAGTACCGCGAGCTCTACAAGAAGGCTGGCGGCGGCGAGTTCCGCAGCGTCCGGTACCTGTTGAACTACATCGACGACAACTACGGTGACCAATAA
- a CDS encoding 50S ribosomal protein L32e, with protein MAAEDDEPQELEDISGVGASKADALREAGFESIEDVKEADQDDLAEAEGIGNALAARIKADVGDLEVTEETEAEIEDEGAEEAEESEEDVETELRARGLTEKTPELSEDEERLLERRKSEGKPQFKRQDYHMKKRTPESWRRPRGQLSKQRKGIKGKGPKVQAGFRTPEAVRGKHPSGFEEVYVENVDDLEGVDGDREAVRIASSVGARKRERIEEVAEDEDIRVLNPTYEEVEVEAND; from the coding sequence ATGGCAGCCGAAGACGACGAACCACAGGAACTCGAGGACATCAGCGGTGTTGGCGCGAGCAAGGCCGACGCCCTTCGCGAGGCCGGCTTCGAGTCCATCGAGGACGTCAAGGAAGCCGACCAGGACGACCTGGCCGAAGCCGAGGGCATCGGTAACGCGCTCGCGGCCCGTATCAAGGCCGACGTCGGCGACCTCGAGGTCACCGAAGAGACCGAAGCCGAGATCGAAGACGAGGGCGCCGAAGAAGCGGAGGAGTCCGAGGAAGACGTCGAGACGGAGCTTCGCGCCCGCGGGCTGACCGAGAAGACCCCCGAACTCTCCGAGGACGAGGAGCGACTCCTCGAGCGTCGGAAGAGCGAGGGCAAGCCGCAGTTCAAGCGGCAGGACTACCACATGAAAAAGCGGACGCCCGAATCGTGGCGCCGCCCCCGCGGCCAGCTGTCCAAGCAGCGCAAGGGCATCAAGGGCAAGGGCCCGAAGGTCCAGGCCGGCTTCCGCACGCCCGAAGCCGTTCGCGGAAAGCACCCGAGCGGCTTCGAAGAGGTCTACGTCGAGAACGTCGACGACCTCGAGGGTGTCGACGGCGACCGCGAAGCGGTTCGCATCGCCTCCTCGGTCGGCGCGCGCAAGCGCGAACGGATCGAGGAAGTGGCCGAGGACGAGGACATTCGCGTCCTGAACCCGACCTACGAAGAAGTCGAGGTGGAAGCCAATGACTGA
- a CDS encoding 50S ribosomal protein L6 has product MRVELEIPDNVTVEIDHLDVTVDGPEGSVTRRLWYPDVSVDVDDDSVVIESESEDAKTNATVGTFESHITNAFHGVTEGWEYEMEVFYSHFPMQVRVEGDDVVIENFLGEKAPRRTTIHGDTEVTVDDEQLVLSGPDKEDVGQTAADIEQLTRVSGKDTRVFQDGVYITNKPAKGGA; this is encoded by the coding sequence ATGCGAGTCGAACTGGAAATCCCTGACAACGTAACCGTCGAGATCGACCACCTCGACGTGACCGTCGACGGACCGGAAGGCAGCGTTACCCGCCGCCTCTGGTACCCCGACGTGAGCGTCGACGTGGACGACGACAGCGTGGTGATCGAAAGCGAGTCCGAGGACGCGAAGACGAACGCGACCGTCGGCACCTTCGAGAGCCACATCACCAACGCCTTCCACGGCGTGACCGAGGGCTGGGAGTACGAGATGGAAGTCTTCTACTCCCACTTCCCGATGCAGGTCCGCGTGGAGGGCGACGACGTCGTCATCGAGAACTTCCTCGGCGAAAAGGCACCGCGACGTACGACTATCCACGGTGATACCGAGGTTACCGTCGACGACGAGCAGCTCGTCCTCTCCGGTCCCGACAAGGAAGACGTCGGGCAGACGGCGGCCGACATCGAGCAGCTGACCCGCGTCAGCGGCAAGGACACCCGCGTCTTCCAGGACGGGGTCTACATCACCAACAAACCCGCCAAAGGAGGTGCCTGA
- a CDS encoding 30S ribosomal protein S8: MTGNDPLSNALSGIDNAESVGHLTHEVTPASNEIGSVLEVFYDRGYIDGFEYVDDGKAGQFEVELKGAINECGPVKPRYSAGADEFEKWEKRFLPARDFGALVVTTSSGIMSHYEAREQGIGGQVIAYVY, from the coding sequence ATGACTGGGAACGATCCACTCAGCAACGCGCTTTCGGGCATCGACAACGCCGAAAGCGTGGGCCATCTGACCCACGAGGTAACGCCCGCCTCGAACGAGATCGGCAGCGTACTCGAGGTCTTCTACGACCGCGGGTACATCGACGGCTTCGAGTACGTCGACGACGGCAAAGCCGGTCAGTTCGAGGTCGAACTGAAAGGAGCGATCAACGAGTGCGGCCCCGTCAAGCCCCGCTACAGCGCCGGCGCCGACGAGTTCGAGAAGTGGGAGAAGCGATTCCTCCCCGCTCGGGACTTCGGCGCGCTCGTCGTCACGACGAGCAGCGGCATCATGAGCCACTACGAGGCTCGTGAGCAGGGCATCGGGGGCCAGGTGATCGCATACGTCTACTAA
- a CDS encoding 30S ribosomal protein S14, producing the protein MSESETEAETETETDALSTGEHAAKRTGQEEACQRCGRKQGLVGKYDINLCRQCFREIARDMGFKKYR; encoded by the coding sequence ATGAGTGAAAGCGAAACCGAAGCCGAAACTGAAACCGAAACCGACGCCCTCAGCACGGGCGAGCACGCGGCCAAGCGCACGGGGCAGGAAGAAGCCTGTCAGCGCTGCGGTCGCAAGCAGGGTCTCGTCGGGAAGTACGACATCAACCTCTGTCGACAGTGCTTCCGCGAGATCGCTCGTGACATGGGCTTCAAGAAGTATCGATAA
- a CDS encoding 50S ribosomal protein L5 gives MSEADSEADFHEMREPRVEKVVVHMGVGQGGRELGKAEDIIEEVTEQESVRTQAKKTEPDFGIRQGDPIGAKVTLRGEDAHEFLETALPLADLSASQFDDTGNFSFGIEEHTDFPSQEYDPNVGIFGLDVTVNLVRPGYRVSKRDKATRPIPSKHRLNPEDAVAFLESTFDVTVEGSADE, from the coding sequence ATGAGCGAGGCCGACTCGGAAGCCGACTTCCACGAGATGCGCGAGCCGCGCGTCGAGAAGGTCGTCGTCCACATGGGCGTCGGTCAGGGCGGTCGCGAACTCGGCAAAGCCGAGGACATCATCGAGGAGGTCACCGAGCAAGAGAGCGTCCGGACCCAGGCGAAAAAGACCGAACCCGACTTCGGCATTCGCCAGGGCGATCCGATCGGCGCGAAGGTCACCCTTCGCGGCGAGGACGCCCACGAGTTCCTCGAGACGGCCCTCCCGCTGGCCGACCTCTCGGCCAGCCAGTTCGACGACACGGGTAACTTCAGCTTCGGGATCGAGGAGCACACCGACTTCCCGAGCCAGGAGTACGATCCGAACGTCGGGATCTTCGGACTGGACGTCACTGTCAACTTGGTGCGTCCGGGCTACCGCGTCTCCAAGCGCGACAAGGCGACGCGCCCGATCCCGTCGAAACACCGACTGAACCCCGAGGACGCCGTCGCGTTCCTCGAGTCGACCTTCGACGTCACCGTGGAGGGATCCGCAGATGAGTGA
- a CDS encoding 30S ribosomal protein S4e: MTKHQKRLSVPKTWPVERKTDTFTVKAGAGPHGEEGVPLVVLLRDVLGYVDSTKEARYALSEDAILVNGQPINDEQRPIGIFDIIAFPGREEYYRVFPDEGGRLALTEIDAEAAESRLGKIDNKQQVPGGDTQLTLHDGTNVLVEDGAEYSSNDSIVIDNDDKSVVAHFPYEEGALVTAIRGNHGGKIGEVETIDVTPGSGSNTVTVDTEDGGFETIEEYVVVIDENFTGDDE; encoded by the coding sequence ATGACGAAACACCAGAAACGACTTTCGGTCCCGAAGACCTGGCCGGTCGAGCGCAAGACCGACACCTTCACCGTCAAGGCCGGCGCCGGCCCCCACGGTGAGGAGGGCGTCCCGCTCGTCGTCCTGCTGCGGGACGTGCTCGGCTACGTCGACTCGACGAAGGAAGCGCGATACGCCCTCTCCGAGGACGCGATCCTCGTCAACGGGCAGCCGATCAACGACGAACAGCGTCCGATCGGTATCTTCGACATCATCGCGTTCCCCGGCCGCGAGGAGTACTACCGCGTCTTCCCCGACGAAGGCGGTCGGCTCGCGCTGACCGAGATCGACGCCGAGGCCGCGGAGAGCCGCCTCGGCAAGATCGACAACAAGCAGCAGGTGCCCGGCGGCGACACGCAGCTGACGCTGCACGACGGGACGAACGTCCTCGTCGAGGACGGCGCCGAGTACAGCAGCAACGACTCGATCGTCATCGACAACGACGACAAGTCGGTCGTCGCGCACTTCCCCTACGAGGAGGGTGCGCTCGTCACCGCCATCCGCGGCAACCACGGCGGCAAGATCGGCGAAGTCGAGACGATCGACGTCACTCCCGGCAGCGGCTCGAACACCGTCACCGTCGACACGGAAGACGGCGGGTTCGAGACCATCGAGGAGTACGTCGTCGTGATCGACGAGAACTTCACGGGTGATGACGAATGA
- the rplX gene encoding 50S ribosomal protein L24: MSKQPHKQRTQTERAPLHKRQKQLHATLSDDLREEYDTRRTRVNAGDTVEVMRGDHAGEEGEVLKAILEDGVIHVEDVTVETADGEEVPRPLDPSNVRITELDLEDERREARLEGDESEGDNE, translated from the coding sequence ATGAGCAAGCAACCACACAAACAGCGAACGCAGACGGAGCGAGCGCCGCTGCACAAGCGGCAGAAGCAGCTCCACGCGACGCTGTCCGACGACCTCCGCGAGGAGTACGATACCCGTCGCACCCGCGTCAACGCGGGCGACACGGTCGAGGTCATGCGCGGGGACCACGCCGGCGAAGAAGGCGAGGTTCTCAAAGCGATCCTCGAGGACGGCGTCATTCACGTCGAGGACGTGACGGTCGAGACGGCCGACGGCGAAGAAGTGCCCCGGCCGCTGGACCCGTCGAACGTCCGGATCACGGAGCTCGACCTCGAGGACGAGCGCCGCGAGGCGCGCCTCGAGGGCGACGAATCGGAAGGTGATAACGAATGA
- a CDS encoding 50S ribosomal protein L14, whose protein sequence is MEAMKADVTQGLKKGSLVTCADNTGARELKVISVAGYHGTKNRQPKAGLGDKVTVSVTKGTPEMRRQVLEAVIVRQRKSIRRPDGTRLKFEDNAAVIIDENEEPRGTEIKGPIAREVAERFGAIASTATMIV, encoded by the coding sequence ATGGAAGCGATGAAAGCCGACGTGACCCAGGGGCTCAAGAAGGGCTCGCTGGTCACGTGCGCCGACAACACCGGCGCACGCGAGCTGAAAGTCATCAGCGTCGCGGGCTACCACGGCACCAAGAACCGCCAGCCGAAGGCGGGTCTCGGTGACAAGGTCACGGTCTCCGTGACCAAGGGTACCCCCGAGATGCGCCGCCAGGTCCTCGAGGCCGTCATCGTCCGCCAGCGGAAGTCGATCCGCCGGCCGGACGGGACGCGGCTGAAGTTCGAGGACAACGCAGCGGTCATCATCGACGAGAACGAGGAACCCCGCGGCACGGAGATCAAGGGCCCGATCGCTCGCGAAGTCGCCGAACGGTTCGGCGCGATCGCCTCCACCGCGACGATGATCGTCTAA